A single region of the Apodemus sylvaticus chromosome 7, mApoSyl1.1, whole genome shotgun sequence genome encodes:
- the LOC127690135 gene encoding olfactory receptor 7E24-like — protein MMEMKMKNISHVSQFYLLRVSDDPELQPLLCGLFLSMFLISVLGNLLIILTVISFSHLHTPMYFFLSILSMADIGFISTTVPNMVAELQIHSSAISYVGCLTQMSLFIIFACMDSMLLAVMAYDRFVAICHPLHYAIIMNPCRCGVLVLISFSASLLHNLIALQVKCFKDVAIANFFCHPSQLLSLGCDNTFNNNILMYVIGVILGVFPLSGILTSYFKIISSILRITSSRGRYKAFSTCASHLAVECLFYGTGLGEYFGSLLSHSSGNNVIASLMYTVVTPMLNPFIYSLRNQDISDSLKRLHFCTV, from the coding sequence atgatggaaatgaaaatgaaaaacatatcACATGTTTCACAATTTTATCTTCTGAGAGTATCTGATGATCCAGAACTGCAGCCCCTTCTCTGTGGGTTGTTCCTATCCATGTTCCTGATATCAGTCCTTGGGAACCTGCTCATCATCCTGACAGTCATCTCATTCTCCCACCTCCACACTcctatgtacttcttcctctccattctCTCCATGGCTGACATCGGCTTCATTTCTACAACAGTTCCAAACATGGTTGCAGAGCTCCAAATCCACAGTTCAGCCATATCCTATGTGGGCTGCCTGACTCAGATGTCTCTTTTTATCATTTTTGCATGTATGGATAGTATGCTTCTGGCTGTGATGGCATATGACAGGTTTGTGGCCATCTGTCATCCCCTGCATTATGCAATAATTATGAATCCTTGTCGCTGTGGTGTCTTAGTTTTAATATCTTTTTCAGCTAGCCTGCTTCACAATTTGATTGCCTTACAAGTTAAGTGTTTCAAAGATGTGGCAATTGCTAATTTCTTCTGTCACCCTTCTCAACTTCTAAGTTTAGGCTGTGACAACACATTTAATAATAACATACTTATGTATGTTATTGGTGTCATACTTGGAGTTTTTCCCTTATCAGGGATTCTTACTTCATACTTTAAAATCATTTCTTCTATTCTGAGAATCACCTCTTCAAGGGGAAGGTATAAAGCCTTTTCTACCTGTGCATCTCACCTGGCAGTGGAATGCTTATTTTATGGTACAGGGCTTGGAGAATATTTTGGCTCACTTTTGTCTCATTCTTCTGGAAACAATGTGATAGCCTCATTAATGTACACTGTGGTCACCCCCATGCTGAATCCTTTCATATATAGTTTGAGGAATCAGGACATTAGTGATTCCCTTAAAAGGCTCCATTTTTGTACTGTTTAA